Genomic window (Estrella lausannensis):
GTCGAAGAGGCTGAACCCTTGAGAAGTTTTGTGTACCCGCATTTCTGCAATGGGCAGCGTCCTTTGCCTAAGCCAGCGGTTTGCAGCCTCTTTGTCGGCAGTGATGTCGAATTTAACCTTAAGACAAACGTCGCAGCGGCCGCATGCGCTCGCCTCTAAGTCTCCGAGCGCTTCCCTTAAGACTTCCATCCGGCATTGATTGCCCTCGGCGTAGCCCAAGATCTTATTCAACTCCTCCGTTTTGACCCGGTGCTGCGTTTGATAGCGGCTTAAGTCGAGACTGCCACAGGAGTCCACTTTGCGGTAGACCTGGGTGCCTTTAACACTTGTCTTGCTCAAAAAAATCTGTTCGATCAATTCGGCAATAACGAGCGTTACCCGTGTGGGATGCAGGCCTGTTGCCCTTTTGATCCCGGTCAGATTGAGAGGTGTCTCCGCTTTGGATACAGCCTCCAACACCCGCTCAAAATCCTCTTCGGAAGGGAGGGCCGAATCGATAAAATAGTCCTGCACGGCGCGATCGGCCTTATCGTAGAGAAGGATCCCTTCCGCTCTTTCACCATCCCTGCCGGCGCGGCCGACCTCCTGATAGTAGGCTGTGATTGATCCGGGAATGTCGAAATGGATGATGAAGCGCAAGTCCTTTTTGTCGATGCCCATCCCGAGGGCTGTCGTAGCGGCGATCGCGCGGTACTCGCTTAGGGCAAACGCTTTTTGCAAAGATCGTTTTTCCTCGGATGCCAGGCCGGCATGATAGGCGGCGATGGACACGCCTTGTTCTTTAAGAAACTCGGCGATCATCTCAGCGTTTTCCCGCGTCGCGGCATAGATGAGGCCGCTTCCCTGCTGTTTTTCAAGCAGGGCTTTGCAGAGGCTGAGTTTTGCTGCCATTCCTTGGACTGATACAACCGACAAATGGATGTTGGGCCTGTCCATCTTTTCTCGGAATATGGCAAGAGGTGCTGTGGTGGTGGAGAGCTGCCGCATGATGTCTTGCTCGACTCTTTCGTTGGCGGTCGCTGTCAGCGCCAGCACTTTCAATTGGGGATTGACTTCAGCGAGCGCCAGGCAAAAATCGAGGATGCGGCGGTAGCTCGGACGAAAATCATGCCCCCAGGTTGAGATGCAATGGGCTTCATCGATGACAAGTAACTGAATAGGTAAAGAGAGGAGATACTGAAAGCGGTCGATATGATCCAGCTGCTCAGGGGCGGCAAAGAGAATCTGAATCAAGCCTTTAGAGGCCATTTCCCTGGCTTTGGCGTTCTCTTCCTCTGTCTGGTCGCTGTTAATGGAAGCAGCTTCGATATTAAATCG
Coding sequences:
- a CDS encoding RecQ family ATP-dependent DNA helicase, which translates into the protein MEITREKLLSTLRSQFKMDSFRPGQAEAIETLFERGRLLCIQPTGYGKSLLYQLPSCLVGGLTLVVSPLLALMRDQVDQLTERFNIEAASINSDQTEEENAKAREMASKGLIQILFAAPEQLDHIDRFQYLLSLPIQLLVIDEAHCISTWGHDFRPSYRRILDFCLALAEVNPQLKVLALTATANERVEQDIMRQLSTTTAPLAIFREKMDRPNIHLSVVSVQGMAAKLSLCKALLEKQQGSGLIYAATRENAEMIAEFLKEQGVSIAAYHAGLASEEKRSLQKAFALSEYRAIAATTALGMGIDKKDLRFIIHFDIPGSITAYYQEVGRAGRDGERAEGILLYDKADRAVQDYFIDSALPSEEDFERVLEAVSKAETPLNLTGIKRATGLHPTRVTLVIAELIEQIFLSKTSVKGTQVYRKVDSCGSLDLSRYQTQHRVKTEELNKILGYAEGNQCRMEVLREALGDLEASACGRCDVCLKVKFDITADKEAANRWLRQRTLPIAEMRVHKTSQGFSLFDGKMRPPEFIRFMRERAIREDVDEEILNLMKAKIKSLALPVTSIIAIPSRTWMGRLPFAKALSEQLQIPLLEEVLHFESLPEKRQGDLLNNDQRAANVHEKMRALSTDLVPHGAILLLDDYVGSGSTIKEAARALRKSLKNPIIPVTVAAVKWRLGQTGFI